One segment of Rattus norvegicus strain BN/NHsdMcwi chromosome 16, GRCr8, whole genome shotgun sequence DNA contains the following:
- the Mtnr1a gene encoding melatonin receptor type 1A: MKGNVSELLNASQQAPGGGEEIRSRPSWLASTLAFILIFTIVVDILGNLLVILSVYRNKKLRNAGNIFVVSLAVADLVVAIYPFPLALTSILNNGWNLGYLHCQVSAFLMGLSVIGSVFNITGIAMNRYCYICHSLKYDRIYSNKNSLCYVFLIWTLTLIAIMPNLQTGTLQYDPRIYSCTFTQSVSSAYTIALVVFHFVVPMIIVTFCYLRIWILVLQVRRRVKPDSKPKLKPQDFRNFVTMFVVFVLFALCWAPLNFIGLIVASDPAAMAPRIPEWLFVASYYLAYFNSCLNAIIYGLLNQNFRKEYKRIIISLCTAKMFFVDSSNDAADKIKCKPSPLITNNNLIKVDSV, translated from the exons ATGAAGGGCAATGTCAGCGAGCTTCTCAACGCCTCTCAGCAGGCTCCAGGCGGCGGGGAGGAAATAAGATCGCGGCCGTCGTGGCTGGCCTCTACACTGGCCTTCATCCTCATCTTTACTATCGTGGTGGACATCCTGGGCAACCTGCTGGTCATCCTGTCTGTGTATCGCAACAAGAAGCTCAGGAACGCAG GGAATATATTTGTGGTGAGTTTAGCTGTGGCAGACCTCGTGGTGGCTATTTACCCATTTCCCTTGGCGCTGACGTCTATACTTAACAATGGATGGAACCTGGGATATCTGCATTGTCAAGTTAGTGCCTTCCTAATGGGCCTGAGTGTCATTGGCTCGGTATTCAACATCACCGGGATCGCTATGAACCGCTACTGCTACATTTGCCACAGTCTCAAGTATGATAGGATATACAGTAACAAGAATTCCCTGTGCTACGTGTTCCTGATATGGACACTGACACTCATAGCCATCATGCCCAACCTGCAAACCGGAACTCTCCAGTACGACCCCCGGATCTACTCCTGTACCTTCACCCAGTCCGTCAGCTCGGCGTACACGATTGCCCTGGTGGTTTTCCATTTCGTAGTTCCAATGATTATTGTCACTTTCTGCTACTTAAGGATATGGATCCTGGTTCTTCAGGTCAGACGGAGGGTGAAACCGGACAGCAAACCCAAACTGAAGCCGCAGGACTTCAGGAACTTTGTCACCATGTTTGTAGTTTTTGTACTTTTTGCCCTGTGCTGGGCCCCACTCAACTTCATAGGTCTTATTGTGGCCTCAGATCCGGCCGCCATGGCCCCCAGGATCCCGGAGTGGCTCTTCGTGGCTAGTTACTACCTGGCGTATTTCAACAGCTGCCTCAACGCAATCATATACGGACTACTGAACCAAAATTTCAGAAAGGAGTACAAGAGGATTATCATCTCACTGTGCACAGCTAAGATGTTCTTTGTGGACAGTTCAAATGATGCAGCAGATAAGATTAAATGTAAGCCCTCTCCACTAATAAccaataataatttaataaaggtggactCTGTTTAA